From Daphnia pulicaria isolate SC F1-1A chromosome 4, SC_F0-13Bv2, whole genome shotgun sequence, one genomic window encodes:
- the LOC124338516 gene encoding protein tofu-2-like isoform X2: MTSNGESGDSAVKVYVKEERLTVEEDMLHEFKGHRNFSKDDIPQAAIINKTQRPISRNLCGFLNTGAGGVVYCGVTDNGEVQGIHLTNYQKDHGMISQLYVIEIEVFPWNPKSPLSVTSVTPIHPLFCNEEGLHFVRRLGGLHRPTLAEVIQLAEVDTARYHTMNKK; this comes from the exons ATGACTTCGAA TGGTGAAAGTGGGGACAGTGCTGTAAAGGTATATGTCAAGGAAGAGCGACTCACGGTTGAAGAGGATATGCTGCACGAGTTTAAAGGTCACCGCAATTTTTCTAAGGATGATATACCTCAAGCAGCTATCATCAACAAGACACAGAGACCCATATCAAG GAATCTTTGTGGTTTTCTCAACACTGGTGCTGGGGGAGTGGTCTATTGTGGTGTGACTGATAACGGAGAAGTCCAGGGCATCCATCTTACAAACTACCAGAAAGACCAT ggTATGATTTCTCAACTATACGTCATTGAAATCGAAGTTTTCCCCTGGAATCCAAAGTCCCCTTTGTCTGTGACGTCTGTAACTCCTATTCACCCCCTTTTTTGCAACGAAGAAGGACTCCACTTTGTTCGCCGACTTGGTGGTTTGCATCga CCAACATTAGCGGAAGTGATCCAGCTGGCCGAAGTAGATACTGCCCGATATCACActatgaataaaaaatga
- the LOC124338516 gene encoding uncharacterized protein LOC124338516 isoform X1 produces the protein MTSNGESGDSAVKVYVKEERLTVEEDMLHEFKGHRNFSKDDIPQAAIINKTQRPISRNLCGFLNTGAGGVVYCGVTDNGEVQGIHLTNYQKDHVLLSVQDLFSRFEPPVDSSMYTVHFVPVVTENDHVPDIPSFPVDPEQRNTPHILRTSKYCWCDKDASAQHDFGMISQLYVIEIEVFPWNPKSPLSVTSVTPIHPLFCNEEGLHFVRRLGGLHRPTLAEVIQLAEVDTARYHTMNKK, from the exons ATGACTTCGAA TGGTGAAAGTGGGGACAGTGCTGTAAAGGTATATGTCAAGGAAGAGCGACTCACGGTTGAAGAGGATATGCTGCACGAGTTTAAAGGTCACCGCAATTTTTCTAAGGATGATATACCTCAAGCAGCTATCATCAACAAGACACAGAGACCCATATCAAG GAATCTTTGTGGTTTTCTCAACACTGGTGCTGGGGGAGTGGTCTATTGTGGTGTGACTGATAACGGAGAAGTCCAGGGCATCCATCTTACAAACTACCAGAAAGACCATGTATTGCTTTCTGTCCAAGATCTTTTCTCTAGATTTGAACCTCCTGTTGATTCCAGCATGTACACAGTCCATTTTGTTCCTGTTGTGACTGAAAATGATCATGTTCCAGACATCCCATCTTTTCCTGTAGATCCTGAGCAACGCAATACTCCACACATCTTGAGGACTTCCAAATATTGCTG GTGTGACAAGGATGCCTCAGCTCAGCATGACTTT ggTATGATTTCTCAACTATACGTCATTGAAATCGAAGTTTTCCCCTGGAATCCAAAGTCCCCTTTGTCTGTGACGTCTGTAACTCCTATTCACCCCCTTTTTTGCAACGAAGAAGGACTCCACTTTGTTCGCCGACTTGGTGGTTTGCATCga CCAACATTAGCGGAAGTGATCCAGCTGGCCGAAGTAGATACTGCCCGATATCACActatgaataaaaaatga